In Pseudomonadota bacterium, the DNA window AATACCTGCTGCAATGGCAATGACGTTTTTTATTGCCCCGCCAATTTGAATTCCCAAAATATCTGAACTTGTATAAAGTCTTAAAATAGGATTTGAAAGTCTTTTTTGTAAAAAGAGACAAAGGTCTGGATTTTGAGCTCCGAGTGTTAAGGCTGTTGGATAATGTGCGGCAACTTCATGGGCAAAAGAGGGACCGGATAGAATTGCAAATGGACTTTGAGGTGAAATAGACTGGACGACTTCGCTCATAAAAAAACCTGAGGTATATTCAATTCCTTTTGCGGTGATGATAAGGGGAGGATTTTTTTTCTTCAAAAAAGGAAGGAGATCCATAAGAGCAGAGCGAAGCGCTTGTGCTGGGATAGCTAAAAAAAGAACCTCACAAGATTCAAAAGTTTTAAGAGAAGAAGATGCTTTTAAATTTAAACTTAATGGGAGGCCTTTAAGATAAACTGAGTTTTCGTGGGTCTGGTTAATTTCTTCAGCAAGAACAGGATTTCTGACATAGAGAAGAGTTTCATTTTTTGAGAATGCGTAAGCTTCTGCAAGAGCTGTTCCCCATGCTCCTCCGCCAATGATTCCAATTTTTTGAGAAGGGGTCAAGTTCATGTAAAAACGTTCAGTTTAAAAGTTTAAGAGGATGTTAAGAAAACTCTTTCTTTCATACTCTAATATGAACAAGAAAGAAAGAATGTTTTACTTTAAAGATCTTCTAAAAAAGTGAGGTTATACCATGAAGAT includes these proteins:
- a CDS encoding NAD(P)-dependent glycerol-3-phosphate dehydrogenase — encoded protein: MNLTPSQKIGIIGGGAWGTALAEAYAFSKNETLLYVRNPVLAEEINQTHENSVYLKGLPLSLNLKASSSLKTFESCEVLFLAIPAQALRSALMDLLPFLKKKNPPLIITAKGIEYTSGFFMSEVVQSISPQSPFAILSGPSFAHEVAAHYPTALTLGAQNPDLCLFLQKRLSNPILRLYTSSDILGIQIGGAIKNVIAIAAGIVIGANLGENARASLITRSLSEMSLLGKALASNPETIFGLSGLGDLLLTAMSNHSRNTSLGMALGKGSDIDVILKERINVTEGVHTARSLRILIEKFKLDLPICTAVFSILEKKASIQDTVEALLARPLKNETS